A genome region from Hevea brasiliensis isolate MT/VB/25A 57/8 chromosome 7, ASM3005281v1, whole genome shotgun sequence includes the following:
- the LOC110636219 gene encoding uncharacterized protein LOC110636219, protein MKNLYKKGKVHPSTPSVSHHLSLLPATILTLAAALSDEDKQVLAYLISSCGTSNSKSTSFTGHQKTTLPTDDDHHGDEVSGGNHDPMFECNCFSCYMSFWALWDSSPNRQLIHEIIEAYEEELFQKKKKNSKKKKKEKSKRVCDESKENIDQEKALKDELESEEKNSSAKIEDVQVESEKGAVRKVASFIGEKFWGIWSRD, encoded by the coding sequence ATGAAGAATCTCTATAAGAAAGGCAAAGTTCATCCATCTACGCCGTCCGTCTCCCACCACTTATCGCTGCTTCCGGCAACAATTCTCACCCTTGCAGCTGCTCTCTCCGATGAAGACAAACAAGTCTTAGCTTACCTTATCTCCAGCTGCGGAACCTCCAACTCCAAATCCACCAGCTTCACCGGTCACCAGAAAACTACTCTTCCCACTGATGATGATCATCATGGCGATGAAGTCAGCGGCGGGAATCATGATCCAATGTTTGAATGTAACTGTTTTAGTTGTTACATGAGTTTTTGGGCGCTTTGGGACAGTTCACCTAACCGTCAACTGATACACGAGATCATTGAAGCTTATGAGGAAGAGTTGttccagaagaagaagaagaattcgaagaagaagaagaaggagaaaagtAAGCGAGTTTGCGATGAGTCAAAAGAGAATATTGATCAAGAGAAGGCATTGAAGGACGAGTTGGAATCGGAGGAGAAGAATTCATCTGCTAAGATTGAAGATGTTCAGGTGGAATCGGAGAAGGGTGCCGTGAGGAAGGTTGCGAGCTTCATTGGAGAGAAATTTTGGGGAATTTGGAGCAGGGATTAA
- the LOC110635064 gene encoding centromere/kinetochore protein zw10 homolog codes for MDALFDAINVRDLLSTGDLTDPTSPLSAPDLRLLITRLESHSLQIKSRVQSYILSHHSDFSSLFSLCNDAVSQANQINEKVSDLIGLLSDSPIDVEIREIVEEASVKMRELRVKKELLELVRALVGISDRLRDVREALKNGRLTFAAEEVRDLKKALRIGDEDEKDPVVYGLLRKEWLDCFEEIQDVLVRFMDNAVRFEPDSGGIRVKYQLSMDGIAGVDLRTVLEALEVIGILDYGLAKVADQMIKFVITPAVNSRSSISFVEDSEKVSEATAEAVLKMVPSFDPKMEDVDGENMYSRIIQVVKFIYERICFQNVFWNQSFGRLTWTSISDLIISSFLSKAVPEDASKLADFQKIIKLTSEFETELKEMKFISASDSTDQKLSNFAENVEIHFACRKKTEILAKARNLLLQCDFSIPQEYIREGRPLKSAGMAVNSSEHVVDLLFLSERCVVSKAASQLMELVHKTLKDVCLSSPRVALEFYHAARDAILLYEAVIPVKLERQLDSINQVAVLMHNDCLYLSQEILGLAFEYRSDFPNCIKEHAVFVDMAPRFHILSEEILNRQIQLVIFNLKEAIDGADGFQNTHKIKQFESTKFSIDQVVFILEKVRLIWEPLLLPPIYKKSTCIVLESVFSRTVRDILLLDDMAAEETLQLQRLIHLMLESLTSLMESLIAVIQKEKSEDYSRFPLDDLIPSLRKIRKLAELLDMPLKSITTAWESGELLNSGFTVSEVEDFIKAIFAESSLRKECIRRIQNVSL; via the exons ATGGACGCTTTGTTCGACGCAATCAACGTCCGAGACCTACTTTCCACCGGCGACCTGACGGACCCTACCTCCCCACTTTCCGCACCTGATCTCCGCCTCCTCATAACCAGGCTCGAATCTCATTCTCTCCAAATCAAGTCCAGAGTACAATCTTACATCCTTTCTCACCACAGCGACTTctcctctctcttctccctctgcaACGACGCCGTTTCACAGGCTAATCAAATCAATGAGAAGGTTTCGGATCTCATAGGCTTGCTTTCTGATTCTCCTATTGATGTTGAGATTAGGGAGATTGTTGAGGAAGCGAGTGTGAAGATGAGGGAGCTGAGGGTGAAGAAGGAATTGTTGGAGTTGGTAAGGGCACTTGTGGGAATCAGTGACAGGTTGAGAGATGTAAGAGAGGCATTGAAGAATGGACGGCTGACATTTGCTGCTGAGGAAGTAAGGGACTTAAAGAAGGCCTTGAGGATTGGTGATGAGGATGAGAAGGATCCTGTGGTGTACGGCTTGTTAAGGAAGGAGTGGCTCGATTGCTTTGAAGAG ATTCAAGATGTGCTCGTGAGGTTCATGGACAATGCAGTACGGTTTGAACCAGATTCTGGTGGAATTCGGGTCAAGTATCAGTTGAGCATGGATGGAATTGCTGGGGTTGACCTTCGCACGGTTTTGGAAGCATTGGAA GTGATTGGAATTTTGGATTATGGACTTGCTAAAGTGGCTGACCAGATGATCAAGTTTGTTATAACTCCTGCCGTTAATTCTCGATCGTCCATTTCATTTGTAGAAGATTCTGAAAAAGTCTCGGAAGCAACTGCTGAGGCAGTGTTGAAGATGGTACCATCATTTGATCCAAAG ATGGAAGATGTGGATGGTGAGAATATGTATTCAAGGATCATTCAGGTTGTAAAGTTTATTTATGAACGCATATGCTTCCAAAATGTTTTTTGGAATCAGAGTTTTGGAAGATTGACATGGACCAGTATATCTGACTTGATTATTTCTAGCTTCCTCTCCAAG GCGGTTCCTGAGGATGCTTCAAAACTTGCTGACTTTCAGAAGATCATCAAACTCACATCTGAGTTTGAAACTGagttaaaagaaatgaaatttatttcAGCATCTGATAGCACAGACCAAAAATTGAGCAATTTTGCAGAAAATGTTGAGATTCACTTTGCATGTAGGAAGAAGACAGAAATTTTGGCAAAAGCTAGAAATTTGCTTTTACAGTGTGACTTTTCCATTCCACAA GAATATATAAGAGAAGGTCGTCCACTGAAGAGTGCTGGAATGGCTGTAAATTCTTCTGAGCATGTTGTTGACTTGCTCTTTCTATCCGAGAGGTGTGTGGTGTCCAAAGCAGCTTCCCAACTTATGGAGCTAGTACATAAGACGCTTAAG GATGTTTGTTTGTCATCTCCAAGAGTCGCACTTGAATTCTATCATGCAGCAAGGGATGCTATACTTCTGTATGAGGCTGTTATTCCTGTAAAG CTAGAAAGGCAGCTTGATAGCATCAACCAGGTTGCTGTTCTCATGCACAATGACTGTCTCTATCTATCCCAAGAGATATTAGGACTGGCATTTGAG TATAGGTCAGACTTCCCAAATTGTATCAAGGAACATGCTGTTTTTGTTGACATGGCTCCACGATTTCATATATTGTCAGAGGAGATACTAAATAGACAAATCCAActtgttatttttaatttgaaagag GCCATAGATGGTGCTGACGGCTTTCAGAATACTCATAAAATCAAACAATTTGAATCTACAAAGTTTAGTATAGATCAG GTGGTTTTTATTCTTGAAAAAGTACGTCTTATATGGGAGCCACTCTTGCTGCCTCCTATTTACAAGAAAAGCACATGTATAGTTTTAGAGTCAGTTTTTTCTAGAACAGTGAGAGACATACTCCTTCTAGATGATATGGCCGCCGAGGAAACATTACAG CTTCAAAGACTCATCCATTTGATGTTGGAAAGCCTAACTTCTTTGATGGAGTCCTTGATTGCTGTCATCCAAAAGGAGAAGTCAGAAGATTATTCTAGATTTCCTCTAGATGATCTCATACCATCTTTACGTAAAATTCGCAAACTTGCAG AACTGCTAGACA